From a region of the Triticum aestivum cultivar Chinese Spring chromosome 7D, IWGSC CS RefSeq v2.1, whole genome shotgun sequence genome:
- the LOC123171287 gene encoding gibberellin 2-beta-dioxygenase 2: MVASSAAPASSSAAAPACRDMAPAGIPTIDMSAPAGRAELSRQMVEAFAERGFFKAVNHGVPPRVSARLDAASAAFFARPAEEKQQAGPPDPLGYGSRSIGSHGDVGELEYLILHTDPDVVARKARAIDRDDPSRFSEAVNEYVQAVRHLACQILDLLGEGLGLRDPASISRLVTTTDSDSLVRINNYPPSATGDGGVKAASAVGFGEHSDPQILSVLRANDVDGLQVLLPDGRGEDAWVQVPADPAAFFINVGDLLQALTNGKLVSIRHRVMASTSKPRLSAIYFAAPALHESISALPETVTADAPRRYRPFTWAEYKKTMYTLRLSHNRLDLFKVVGEGGGDSGEDKSRI, from the exons ATGGTGGCGTCCTCTGCGGCACCGGCGTCGTCCTCTGCTGCAGCACCGGCGTGCCGGGACATGGCGCCCGCCGGCATTCCCACGATTGACATGTCGGCGCCGGCGGGGAGGGCGGAGCTGTCCCGCCAGATGGTGGAGGCGTTCGCTGAGCGCGGCTTCTTCAAGGCGGTCAACCACGGCGTGCCGCCGCGGGTGTCCGCCCGGCTGGACGCGGCCAGCGCGGCGTTCTTCGCGCGGCCGGCAGAGGAGAAGCAGCAGGCCGGCCCGCCGGACCCGCTGGGCTACGGCAGCCGGAGCATCGGCTCCCATGGCGACGTCGGCGAGCTGGAGTACCTGATCCTCCACACGGACCCCGATGTGGTGGCGCGCAAGGCCAGGGCCATCGATAGGGACGACCCTTCCCGATTCAG TGAGGCGGTGAACGAGTACGTGCAGGCAGTGAGGCACTTGGCCTGCCAGATCCTTGACCTGCTCGGCGAAGGCCTGGGCCTCCGGGACCCTGCGTCCATCAGCAGGCTCGTCACGACCACGGACAGCGACTCCCTCGTCCGAATCAACAACTACCCACCTTCAGCCACCGGCGATGGCGGCGTGAAAGCCGCGAGCGCCGTCGGGTTCGGCGAGCACTCCGACCCACAGATCCTCAGCGTCCTCCGTGCCAACGACGTCGATGGCCTGCAGGTGCTCCTGCCGGACGGCCGCGGTGAGGACGCCTGGGTGCAAGTTCCGGCTGACCCTGCCGCCTTCTTCATCAACGTCGGTGACCTTCTTCAG GCTTTGACAAATGGGAAGCTGGTGAGCATCCGGCATAGGGTGATGGCCAGCACCAGCAAGCCAAGGTTGTCAGCTATCTACTTCGCGGCGCCGGCGTTGCACGAGAGTATCTCGGCACTCCCAGAGACGGTGACCGCCGATGCGCCGCGCCGGTACCGGCCATTCACCTGGGCGGAATACAAAAAGACGATGTACACACTTCGTCTGAGCCACAACCGCCTCGACCTCTTCAAAGTCGTCGGTGAAGGAGGTGGTGATTCTGGTGAAGACAAGTCTCGGATATAG
- the LOC123169575 gene encoding cytochrome P450 72A397, producing the protein MLGDASPWSIAGAVAAVALLSLAAWILEWAWWTPRRLGRALRAQGLRGTRYRLFSGDAPEDARLSREARSQPLPLGSHDIIPRVHPMLCNAVKEHGKMPFTWFGPTPRVLVSDPDLVREILSNKLGHYRKQRSSRMGKLLADGVANHEGEKWAKHRRILNPAFHHEKIKRMLPVFSTCCEEMVARWENSMSTEGLSEIDTCPEFQNFTGDVIARTSFGSNYQEGKKIFELQGELAKRLMQAFQTFFIPGYWFLPTKNNRRMRAIDHEIRMIMRGIIGKKERAIKNGEASSNDLLGLLLESNMQQSNGKAGQGMSIDDIIEECKLFYFAGMETTSVLLTWTLIVLSMHPEWQEQAREEVLHHFGRTTPDYEHLSRLKIVTMILYEVLRLYPPVTYLTRRTYKATELGGIKYPTGVTLILPLLFIHHDPDIWGEDASEFNPQRFADGISSAAKHPSAFFPFGGGPRICIGQNFALLEAKMALSTILQRFSFALSPSYTHAPYTVMTLQPQHGAQIRLKKI; encoded by the exons ATGCTGGGGGACGCCTCTCCGTGGAGCATCGCCGGTGCGGTGGCAGCCGTGGCGCTACTGTCGTTGGCCGCCTGGATTCTGGAGTGGGCGTGGTGGACGCCGCGGCGGCTGGGCAGGGCTCTGCGGGCCCAGGGCCTCAGGGGCACCCGGTACCGCCTCTTCAGCGGCGACGCACCGGAGGACGCCCGGCTCAGCAGAGAGGCCCGATCACAGCCCTTGCCCCTCGGCTCCCACGACATCATCCCTCGCGTGCACCCCATGCTCTGCAACGCCGTTAAGGAGCACG GGAAAATGCCCTTCACTTGGTTTGGGCCGACGCCGAGGGTGTTGGTTTCTGACCCGGATCTAGTGAGAGAAATTCTGTCCAACAAGCTTGGACACTATCGGAAACAAAGGAGTAGCCGTATGGGGAAGCTACTAGCCGACGGAGTCGCAAATCATGAAGGCGAGAAATGGGCAAAGCACCGAAGAATCCTCAATCCCGCCTTTCACCATGAGAAGATAAAG AGGATGCTGCCAGTTTTCTCTACCTGTTGCGAAGAAATGGTTGCAAGGTGGGAAAATTCGATGTCCACTGAAGGATTATCTGAGATTGACACATGTCCTGAGTTCCAGAATTTTACCGGAGATGTCATCGCGAGAACATCATTTGGTAGCAATTATCAGGAAGGGAAGAAAATATTCGAGCTGCAAGGGGAGTTAGCTAAACGACTAATGCAGGCTTTTCAGACATTTTTTATCCCAGGCTATTG GTTCTTACCAACAAAAAATAATAGAAGGATGAGAGCAATTGATCATGAGATCCGCATGATTATGCGAGGCATTATTGGAAAAAAAGAAAGAGCTATTAAAAATGGTGAAGCCAGCAGCAATGACTTGCTAGGATTGCTGTTGGAGTCAAATATGCAACAATCAAATGGGAAGGCAGGCCAAGGAATGAGTATTGATGATATAATTGAGGAATGCAAGCTGTTTTACTTTGCAGGTATGGAGACAACATCGGTCTTGCTCACATGGACACTAATTGTGCTAAGCATGCACCCGGAGTGGCAAGAGCAAGCAAGAGAGGAAGTGTTGCATCACTTCGGACGAACCACACCAGATTATGAGCACCTGAGTCGCCTGAAGATT GTAACAATGATTCTGTATGAGGTTCTTAGGTTGTACCCGCCGGTAACCTATCTTACCAGAAGAACTTACAAGGCAACGGAGCTTGGCGGCATCAAATATCCTACAGGAGTGACCCTTATCTTGCCCCTTCTCTTTATCCACCATGATCccgatatttggggagaggatgCAAGTGAGTTCAATCCACAGAGGTTTGCTGATGGCATCTCGAGCGCGGCAAAGCATCCGTCAGCATTCTTCCCGTTTGGAGGGGGTCCTCGGATCTGCATTGGCCAGAACTTTGCATTGCTGGAAGCTAAGATGGCACTGAGCACCATCCTCCAGCGCTTCTCTTTCGCGCTCTCGCCGTCCTACACCCATGCGCCGTATACCGTGATGACCCTCCAGCCGCAGCACGGTGCTCAAATTAGGCTGAAGAAGATATGA